ttaacattttCAGTGATATTGGTTAAATTCTTGATATGTCTTTCAAAGTGGGAGTTGTTTCTACACTCTATTAATATATTAACCAATATGCTTTGCAGGAACTCTCAAAATAGTTGCTAAAATATTTATATCTATTAAGTTTCCAAAGGGGGAGAATGTAAAACCCTTGATTGACTTACttaatttacaaaaaaatatttttacaacCCTTGAAGAAAATCGGGTGGAATATCTTGTGTGATTTGTGAATTGATTCTTGAAAATTTTGATTGAGATTCTCAATTAAAATAGTTGTCCTTAATGTGAAAATCTTTAtaagtgtgaatatattattcttaCCATTGTTATAAAAAAATAGACTTTATTGGTAGAATAATATATTTTCCTTATTCTGACTGAGTATTTTTAGGGATTGAGTATTTCAGGATAAGCATGATTCGAAAATGAACATGTTAAAGAGAAATGACCAAATTCGTTTCACCTAGTCAAGATTAATGATTACGCTGATTTAGCAGTTTTCTATTCTATTGGAACAGAATCAACCCAGCTAACATATTTTTTTCAATCAAAGAAATTTACAAATATTGTTGTATTAATTGCAAGATTTCAGAAGAGCTCGTCTTGGACGTTTTTCTCATCTATCAATACCTTGTCAATGCCTTTGGAAAAATCATCTTttccattttgaattttgaaaacaCTTGTTGTTATTTTTGAGGAGTGTATCTTTGTAATGATTAaattgttcaccttaatctttgtttGTGTGTCGAGTGCACTTTTCTGTGTATCTATCTTGTTCTTTGTGTAACAGGTGGTGTCTCTTGTGAACATGTTCCTAAgaatcttcgggagaagatttcatcaagactcacttcgggaggaagacagcactcgctattctttgaataGATTTTAAGAGAATCCGCATTTCAAAACGAGATTCGTaaagaagagtacaacaagattgcgacaaTAGTTTAAGATGGAGTCTTACATtttttaagtcaatgtttttgtacacaatgtttctttactaattggttatTATTCTCAACTAGTACAAAAAAGGCTTGCGAggcctaaaaaagtttttaggactcatgCCGCGCGAGTCctttatttgagagccttaaaaattgatgtttttttaggactcgcaggttttatttttaatttttaaaaaattagatgGTAGCCAAAGCTCCTGCCAGAGCTCCGACGATGACGGCGGCGTcaccaccccacggtggtggttcgGTCTGATCCTTTAGTGCATTTTGAAGCCCAAAGAATAAGAAATTATGTTGTGGTGGTGTTCATTTGGCTCGGGGTGGCTCGAGGTGGTCGAAAAATGCTCAAAATGTTTCGGAAACCCTCATGGTCATCGAACTTTGGGGGCTTCATCAACTAGGCTAGAGGGCGCGTGATGCTAGGGGCTCGCGGGGCTGGGGCTTTCGGGGGCTGTAGAACACCGTGGACCGGCGCGTGTAGGGGTGGGTGTCCAGAGAGCCGCCGTACGTGGCTGGGCAGTGGGGTTTCGTGAGAGAAGCCCACAAAATTTTCTGAACTTTGGAGGCTCTGTCGACTAAACTAGGTGGCACGTGAGGCCATGGGCTATGGGGCTGGGGGTTTCGGGGGCCGGGGAATGCCGTGGGCCGGCGAGGGGTGGCCGGAGCGCTGCCGTTTGTGGCTGGTAGTGGGGTTttgtgagtgagagagagagagagagagagagagagagagagagagagagagagagagagagaaagagaaaagggggaagagagcaaggagagagagggagaatgggttgttgtttttttttctttgagatttagtatataataaaactttagttaaaaaaaattaaacttttaggacacacataagtttttagggttcACGTTGCGAGTTCTAAAAGAatttctttaaggactctcaatgagtatcctaaaaagttgaagaatttttttttaaaaaaaaattcaaacttttaggacacgcataagtttttaggactcgcaatgagtgtcctaaaaagtcgaGGAGGTGCttgttaaaaaaatcaaatttttaggacacatatagtttttaggacttgcaacacGAGTTCTAAAAAGTCCAAAagctgtttttaggactcgcatctagggATATGTCCTAAAAAAGTTCCTAAAATGGTGTTTTCGTAGTAGTGCTCTAAGTGTGTCCTCATGGATTAGGTTATCTAAAAtgatttctgaaccacgtaaaaattcctTTATTTACTTGCTTTTCAGTTTCTGTCTTGACATTCATAACAATTGTGCTAAAAACACACGAATCGATTTAAACACCTTAATCACTATTCCGCAGTCAATTAAGTTGTTTAATTCTTATCCCAtggtaaacataaaatataaaattttagttAATATGAGATCTTAGTACATTTTAAAGTAAACATAACatacattatatataaaagaTACAATATAATATCCCCCATACAAATGTTCTTCTTGATAGACATCCAACCTTCTTCATAAAGAAAAACCAACATTTTGACATCGACAAACCCTTTCTTTCTAGGAAACACATCTACAAATGAATTAAAATCACATTCTTGACATGGACATACCTACAAAATTTGAAACAACTAAGAGTATTCATAAATGTTACTATTAGTGTCTAACCCTATAACATCATATCATTATTAGTGAAATTCAATATAATGTCTCacacattttaatttaataaataataataattatcgtgaactaattataaaatatcacATTCTCAACTTCTTTTGATATTCCATAACTTAAAACCGCAATACTGAACAACTAAAGTAGCCAACTATTTACTTAATTATATGATATTGTAAAAGTGATTTTTAAATGAATCCATATGGTCTGTTTGCAAACAGAGAGCCACAACCATTGATCCATCATCATTGCAATCAGGAATAAGAACCACTGATCCTGGCTCAATTTCTCCCAGAACCATATCAATCTCCTTTCCCCACCCAAAGTCTTGTCCGTACATGGGCAACCCTAACCAACTTATAATGCCCAGGTTTGGATTCTGATAGACAAAAGATTCATCGCGGTTCGTGGGAAGAGGACTTTGAAACATGCTCAAGTCCGTTTGGTATTTCAAATAGTCAACAGCTGACCAGATAAACTCACTCGTTACTTTTTTTAATGTTGCTTTGATTATGCTGGCTGCATGTCCCAAGGGCTTCGATACCAGCTCTCCAGATCTCCCAGTGGCGGTCACGTCGAACGTGGCATTGCCGATGAAGCCGTTTGGTAGTGGTGGGTTCAAACGGCGCTTAGAGTCGACGCATATCGCCAACGACGTTGGCTGCTCTGGTTCATGCTTTCGTGCCTTGCATGCACACCTCCACACGTGGGCCGCCAACAATTCGAATCTAGTGTAAGAACGATCCGCTACGCTAATGTCGAAACATAGGCCATTGTTAGCCTTTTCTCTTAGTTTCTCCCTATCTAGTTTCCCAAGCTTTAGTATGACCATAGTAGTTTTCTGCTTGGGGAGCACAGCGTTTTCTCCATCATCATGGAGAAAACGCTGTGCTCCCCAAGCAGAAAACTACTATGGTCATACTAAAGCTTGGGAAACTAGATAGGGAGAAACTAAGAGAAAAGGCTAACAATGGCCTATGTTTCGACATTAGCGTAGCGGATCGTTCACTCCTTCGCCTCGAGTGAGACTAGCCCACTCGGAGATGAAGCTAAAAGCAGATTGACCATCAACGACAGCATGAGAAAGGCTTACGGCCAGGCTTATCCCCCCACAAGCAAACCTAGTGGCTTGGACTAGAGTCACAGGTATGTCTTGGAGTGGGATATTGTAGTCTACATCTGGAAATAGATTACGATATTGGTCAGTCAGTGAAGCTAACTGATCATTGTGAAAATCGTCCAATGCCGACTCACACTCAGCTTCGATGAACTTAGCTCCTTTCCCGTTGCAGTCAAGCTCGAGGACGTTACCGCTGCCTTCAATCCACCGAAGGCGGCCGGCTAGTGGGTAAAATATCTTGAGTGCTCGGCTCAATGACTCTTTGAGGACATTGAAAACGGTGTCGTTTTCTTTGAGCCATTATTCAGGAGGAGCTGGGTATAAGTACACAATTGGGACGTGAGCTATGGAGTGAATTAAATCTAATTCAGAGAGTGTAAGGCTGCCATTCCATTGCTCCAGGCTCAGCTGGCTTCACTATGCTGCTGTTATTGAAGTTCACCGCCATATAAAATTAGGTATATAGTTCTTTTGATTGAAACAAATTGATGATCAGTATAGTATGAGGTATAGTACAAACTCATCGAGTAAGTTTATATAGCTGCGATCGACGGAAAATTCATAAATCCAAGAGGCATAGGTGAATGTAAAGATTTAATGACGATCGAGGGTTTCAAACCACAAAACGAACATGAATTTGTCTGGCCAGTTGCTGTCTACCGAGTAATAATAAAACACGCGTTAGGTGAAACACGTGTCCAATTTATTAAGTAGTAATAGGACATTGATTGGTGATAAGTAAAAGACACACCTAACCTTTTTTTATACATAAATGACCATGTGCTCATTGATAAGATAATGAAACATACAGATC
The Humulus lupulus chromosome 6, drHumLupu1.1, whole genome shotgun sequence DNA segment above includes these coding regions:
- the LOC133784932 gene encoding spermidine hydroxycinnamoyl transferase-like; this translates as MAGLYRRISAGNNKYRRIYHVLPAGSSAGNEWLKENDTVFNVLKESLSRALKIFYPLAGRLRWIEGSGNVLELDCNGKGAKFIEAECESALDDFHNDQLASLTDQYRNLFPDVDYNIPLQDIPVTLVQATRFACGGISLAVSLSHAVVDGQSAFSFISEWASLTRGEGVNDPLRRFLHDDGENAVLPKQKTTMVILKLGKLDREKLREKANNGLCFDISVADRSYTRFELLAAHVWRCACKARKHEPEQPTSLAICVDSKRRLNPPLPNGFIGNATFDVTATGRSGELVSKPLGHAASIIKATLKKVTSEFIWSAVDYLKYQTDLSMFQSPLPTNRDESFVYQNPNLGIISWLGLPMYGQDFGWGKEIDMVLGEIEPGSVVLIPDCNDDGSMVVALCLQTDHMDSFKNHFYNII